CTCTCGCAAAAATTTTTCTTCCAAAAAAATTTTGAGCACAAACACAAGGCACAAAACCAAATAAATGAGAAGATGAAGAACTTTAGGCTGATAGATTACTGTTAGGCCAAAGAACAGGATCAGGCCCAAATACATCGGGTTTCTGATGATACGGTAAGGCCCCTTTCTAACAAAAGACGCATTTGATTTTACCTCGGGCTGAACATTGAACTTACCCGGTTTCATGATTATAACGGCCCAAATACATAAAACAGCAGAAAATAGCTGAACGAGAAGACCCCAGCCACTCACAAATACTTGCGTGAAAATGGCGAAATAAAAGAAACATAAAAACTGGACTGTTACCAGAACTTTTGAAAGCATTGACATTCGCTAAAAATAGCGATTATTTTCAATAAAAATGGGTTGGGAAGGCCCAAAAACATGACATTTGTCATCTTATTTAAAATTATTCTAAATAAGCCATTGTGGAACCAAAATTTCATTTTACATTTGCCCTAGATATATCTAATTTGTAATTAATCTAAATAAGAATAAGTAAATTTAACCATTATGAAATGGAAATTGTGGGGTGCTTTGGTCTTGCTGACCACAGTATCATTTGCCCAACAGGATACCAAACAGGATTCCTTAAGAGTAATGAACAGAATTGGATATAACAACGCAAGTAAGCTTACCATCGGGGGGTACGTTCAAATTGATTATAACGAACCCGACGGAGCAGCGCCGGGGAAACTTGATGTACATCGACTTGTAATGTTATTTGGATATAATTTTAACGAAAAAGTTAGTTTCTTGACTGAAATTGAATTTGAGCATGTGAAAGAGGTTTACGTTGAACAGGCTTTTGTAAATTATAGTTTTAATACAGCTTTCAATCTTCGTGGTGGTTTGATGCTTGTGCCTATGGGATATGTCAATGAATATCATGAACCTCCTGTATTTTATGGGGTAGAGCGTCCCGGACTGGACAAATATGTAGTACCAACGACCTGGCGTGAACTGGGAATTGGTGCCACGGGTAACCTTCAGGATCTTTCCTTGCGTTATCAGGCTTATATCTTTAATGGTTTTATCTCCTATAAGGATGGAGAAGGAACTTTAAGAGGTGTGGATGGACTGAGAAAAGGAAGACAGAAAGGTGCAGAATCTGTGATTCACAACCCAAACCTTTCTTTTAAATTGGATTATTATGGCGTTCTGGGCCTTAAAGTTGGATTTGCGGGGTATTTTGGAGAGACCCAATCAGATGATCCATCTGTTGAAAATTCAACGGTAGGGGTCGCCATGATTGGTCTTAATGCATCGTATAGATACAGAAGTTTAGACTTCAGAGGCCAGTATATATATTCAAGTCTTTCCGGAACCGAGGAATACAATGAATTAACAGGAAAGGACCTGGGATCCAAAATGGACGGTTATTATATCGAGGCTGCCTATGATTTTATGCCTTTGATCAATAGAAATTCAAATAAAAATTTATCACTTTTTTCAAGATATGAAGCTTACAATACCCACGCGGCAACGGCAGGCGACCTTGAAAAAAACAAATTATATGATCGAACCGACATTACTTTTGGATGCGACTTTAAAATCGCCCCCGGAGTCGCTGTTAAAGCAGATTATCAATGGAGAACCGACGCACAGGAAGGTAGTGACAGAAGCAACCTGTTCAATGCCGGAGTCGGAGTAATGTTCTAAAAATAGTATCTTTGCCCTTTCTTTTCATAAGAAAAGAGGGGGCTTTAGTTTATATGAGAAGTTTTGCATACATATTAATCTTTCTTTGTTTGAGTTCTTTCACAGATATTCCGAAGAATTACCAGAAGAAAATAGACAAAGAAATTTTCAGCATTTTTGAAATTGAGACCTATAATAAGGAGTTAGTGTTCATTGATGATGATGTGCTACAGGGGATGACTGAGGATTTTGATGCAGAAAGCTTCTATAAGATCATTGAACAAGAAGTACATCTTGGTTATTTCTATTTAGGAACTGCTCCAAGTAAGGCTGATGTTTTTGACTACATTGTAATATTTGACAAGGATATGATCATCAAAAAGATCAAAATACTTGCCTACAGAGAAGACTGGGGAGGAGAAATTACCAGTAAACGCTGGTTAAAACAATTTAAAGGAAGTGACCCGAGTACTTCCCTTAAATACGGATCGGATGTCATGGGAATCTCGGGTGCCACGATCTCTGCACGATCGATGACCAATGCGGTTAATGCCTTACTGCTGAATTTATCAAAATTACAAGAATAGTTAAGGGATGGAGATAAGAGGAGTAATGGCATCATTGCCACACAAGTTCAGATTGTTTGTTGTTTGTTTTGTCCTCTTACTGAATGTTGGGTTTTTTACCGGTTTTAGCTTTGTAAGGGTTACCACTTCATTGAATTCGCAGGGTATCCAGCAAAATTATCTTGGCAATGAGGATGATGAAAATGCAGAAGTCATGCATTTTAAGAAATCTGAACAAGAGATTCTTACTTTGATCCATAACCATGTGCTCTCGCTATCTTTGATATTTTTTATTCTTGGCACCTTGCTTTACATGTGTCAGGTTCCGGACCGGCTTGCATCATTTTTGATGTTTGAGCCTTTTTTATCTTTATTACTGACCTTTGGCGGAATCTATATTTTGTGGAAAGGCGTTACCTGGTTCAAATATGTGATCATGGTCTCAGGATTTGCCATGGTATTGTCCTTGATCCTTATGAGCGTACTTGTGATAAAGTGCTGTCTTTACCCTCAAAATAAAGTGGTTTAGGCTTATTTCCGGGCTTTAACAATCATATGTTTTTTCAATCCGATTATTCGTCGTAAATTTGCACGCAATTAAATTTTAATTGCGTTCTATGACTACTCCCAAAATTTTGCTTGAAGGACTTACTTACGATGACGTACTGCTTGTTCCTGCTTATTCAGAAGTTTTACCTCGTGAAGTAAGTATTCAAACTAAATTCACAAGAAACATCACTATTAATTCTCCGATCATTTCAGCCGCCATGGATACGGTTACTGAAGCTGATATGGCCATTGCCATGGCAAGAGAAGGTGGTATTGGTATTCTTCATAAAAACATGACCATCAAAAAGCAATCTGCAGAGGTCAAAAAAGTAAAACGTTCGGAGTCAGGGATGATCATTGATCCAATTACCCTGACAAAGGACAAAGATGTTGCTCATGCCAAGTCATTGATGCGCAAATACAAGATAGGCGGAATTCCGGTGGTCAATGAATCGGAAGAACTGATCGGTATCATTACGAACAGGGACCT
This DNA window, taken from Lutimonas zeaxanthinifaciens, encodes the following:
- a CDS encoding methyltransferase family protein, which gives rise to MLSKVLVTVQFLCFFYFAIFTQVFVSGWGLLVQLFSAVLCIWAVIIMKPGKFNVQPEVKSNASFVRKGPYRIIRNPMYLGLILFFGLTVIYQPKVLHLLIYLVLCLVFVLKIFLEEKFLRESFGKNYEKYKSKTFRLIPFLF
- a CDS encoding porin, coding for MKWKLWGALVLLTTVSFAQQDTKQDSLRVMNRIGYNNASKLTIGGYVQIDYNEPDGAAPGKLDVHRLVMLFGYNFNEKVSFLTEIEFEHVKEVYVEQAFVNYSFNTAFNLRGGLMLVPMGYVNEYHEPPVFYGVERPGLDKYVVPTTWRELGIGATGNLQDLSLRYQAYIFNGFISYKDGEGTLRGVDGLRKGRQKGAESVIHNPNLSFKLDYYGVLGLKVGFAGYFGETQSDDPSVENSTVGVAMIGLNASYRYRSLDFRGQYIYSSLSGTEEYNELTGKDLGSKMDGYYIEAAYDFMPLINRNSNKNLSLFSRYEAYNTHAATAGDLEKNKLYDRTDITFGCDFKIAPGVAVKADYQWRTDAQEGSDRSNLFNAGVGVMF
- a CDS encoding FMN-binding protein yields the protein MSSFTDIPKNYQKKIDKEIFSIFEIETYNKELVFIDDDVLQGMTEDFDAESFYKIIEQEVHLGYFYLGTAPSKADVFDYIVIFDKDMIIKKIKILAYREDWGGEITSKRWLKQFKGSDPSTSLKYGSDVMGISGATISARSMTNAVNALLLNLSKLQE